A stretch of DNA from Sugiyamaella lignohabitans strain CBS 10342 chromosome B, complete sequence:
AATTGTCAGCAACCGCTCAATAACAATGCCAACAGACTTTAAGGCATTGCTACTAACATGGTTACAAATAGGGTCTTTAGTGTAAATCTTGCAAGAAGTCAGAGCGGCAGCTTTTCGCACTTGTGGATCGTCGTGTTCCATATATCTGATTACACAGTCTTTGACAAAATCAGAGAGTGAACGACCCTTGAAATTGAACAGACCTAACACAGTCAGTGCTAGTGTAATCAGCTGGTTCTCAGTCATGTCGGAGGACAAGCCGTCTTTGGCCAGAGTCATTTCTCTATACTCCCTAGCAGCGGTTTCATTCATATTATGACTGTGATTTGGGCTTCCTGGGGCCCTATAAGGGCTACCATTTAGAGTCAAACTAAGAATATCCAGCAGTCTATCTCTTATGGTATCTTGTAATGGCGGGATATACATGACAAAATCAGTCAAGCAACGCACTAAAGCATCACTCAATCCACTGGCAAATATGAGCTCCAAAATCTCTCTAGTAATATGTTTAGCAAGAGTTTGgccaacagcaccagccagCATTCCCAAACAGCTAAAAATAGCCCCTTCCTGCTCCTTCCTAACTCGTCTAAAATAGTTAGTTCTGCTCCTTATAATAGGACCTCTCactatctcctgcgaagcaggagcaacggggtttggggcggagccccagccgccggaggcacaatgTCACCCAAAATAACATACCCTTTTGACATGAGCCCTTCACGGACATTTTCCAGGATGGGTTCGAGGTAGAAAGTCATGTTACTGCGAACGCTGACGGCGATGTTTCCGATCGAGAGAAAAACGAGTCCCCggtctttttctttcttgagCTGGCCAATAAGATGTGCGGTACAGTCGACCAGGTACCGCTTGGTGAACTCTACAGGGTTGTACTTTGCGAGATCTGGCAGGATCATGATGACGGTGCGACGAATAAGCGGGTCCTTGTGATCTTTGTATCGTAGCACAGTATCACACACCTCGATATACCTTGGTTGCATAAACATGCCAGCGTGACCGAGAAGCTCGCGGTATACTAGTAAACTTCCGTGAATGGTTTCGGTGATAGCAGTCTTGAACCCACTTTGCGCTTCTTCTAAAATCTTGTTATACCATTGCTGTCTTTGAACACTATCTCTAGCGAAAATAATCTTTAAACAGGCACTCAGTGCATCAGCAGCGTCGACTCGAATGGCCAATCTCGGGTCTCGCAATGCTACCCAGATCGATTCTATAATCTGTCCAACATATGAATACAAGAGTGTCGGACTGTTTTCGGCCATGGCCTTGATTTCGAGCACAGCAGCGTGTCTTCTCACTTCCTGGCGGTCTGATTGCAGCCATT
This window harbors:
- the TOR2 gene encoding phosphatidylinositol kinase-related protein kinase TOR2 (PIK-related protein kinase and rapamycin target; subunit of TORC1, a complex that regulates growth in response to nutrients and TORC2, a complex that regulates cell-cycle dependent polarization of the actin cytoskeleton; involved in meiosis; TOR2 has a paralog, TOR1, that arose from the whole genome duplication; GO_component: GO:0031931 - TORC1 complex [Evidence IPI] [PMID 12408816]; GO_component: GO:0031932 - TORC2 complex [Evidence IPI] [PMID 12408816]; GO_component: GO:0005737 - cytoplasm [Evidence IDA] [PMID 18723607]; GO_component: GO:0031234 - extrinsic component of cytoplasmic side of plasma membrane [Evidence IDA] [PMID 12631735]; GO_component: GO:0000329 - fungal-type vacuole membrane [Evidence IDA] [PMID 8846782]; GO_component: GO:0016020 - membrane [Evidence IEA]; GO_component: GO:0005739 - mitochondrion [Evidence IDA] [PMID 14576278]; GO_component: GO:0005739 - mitochondrion [Evidence IDA] [PMID 16823961]; GO_component: GO:0005886 - plasma membrane [Evidence IEA,IEA]; GO_component: GO:0005886 - plasma membrane [Evidence IDA] [PMID 10973982]; GO_component: GO:0005774 - vacuolar membrane [Evidence IEA]; GO_component: GO:0005773 - vacuole [Evidence IEA]; GO_function: GO:0004430 - 1-phosphatidylinositol 4-kinase activity [Evidence IEA]; GO_function: GO:0005524 - ATP binding [Evidence IEA]; GO_function: GO:0008144 - drug binding [Evidence IEA]; GO_function: GO:0016301 - kinase activity [Evidence IEA]; GO_function: GO:0000166 - nucleotide binding [Evidence IEA]; GO_function: GO:0016773 - phosphotransferase activity, alcohol group as acceptor [Evidence IEA]; GO_function: GO:0005515 - protein binding [Evidence IPI] [PMID 12631735]; GO_function: GO:0004674 - protein serine/threonine kinase activity [Evidence IEA]; GO_function: GO:0004674 - protein serine/threonine kinase activity [Evidence IDA] [PMID 16055732]; GO_function: GO:0016740 - transferase activity [Evidence IEA]; GO_function: GO:0016772 - transferase activity, transferring phosphorus-containing groups [Evidence IEA]; GO_process: GO:0031929 - TOR signaling [Evidence IC] [PMID 12408816]; GO_process: GO:0031929 - TOR signaling [Evidence IMP] [PMID 12719473]; GO_process: GO:0031929 - TOR signaling [Evidence IMP] [PMID 8186460]; GO_process: GO:0030037 - actin filament reorganization involved in cell cycle [Evidence TAS] [PMID 9038344]; GO_process: GO:0007049 - cell cycle [Evidence IEA]; GO_process: GO:0007010 - cytoskeleton organization [Evidence IMP] [PMID 9475724]; GO_process: GO:0030950 - establishment or maintenance of actin cytoskeleton polarity [Evidence IMP] [PMID 12408816]; GO_process: GO:0010507 - negative regulation of autophagy [Evidence IGI] [PMID 9461583]; GO_process: GO:0046854 - phosphatidylinositol phosphorylation [Evidence IEA]; GO_process: GO:0016310 - phosphorylation [Evidence IEA]; GO_process: GO:2001108 - positive regulation of Rho guanyl-nucleotide exchange factor activity [Evidence IGI,IMP] [PMID 9038344]; GO_process: GO:0035025 - positive regulation of Rho protein signal transduction [Evidence IGI,IMP] [PMID 9038344]; GO_process: GO:0045807 - positive regulation of endocytosis [Evidence IMP] [PMID 14593073]; GO_process: GO:0006468 - protein phosphorylation [Evidence IEA]; GO_process: GO:0051726 - regulation of cell cycle [Evidence TAS] [PMID 9475724]; GO_process: GO:0001558 - regulation of cell growth [Evidence TAS] [PMID 11057898]; GO_process: GO:0042254 - ribosome biogenesis [Evidence IMP] [PMID 10198052]; GO_process: GO:0007165 - signal transduction [Evidence TAS] [PMID 8186460]) — encoded protein: MAENSPTLLYSYVGQIIESIWVALRDPRLAIRVDAADALSACLKIIFARDSVQRQQWYNKILEEAQSGFKTAITETIHGSLLVYRELLGHAGMFMQPRYIEVCDTVLRYKDHKDPLIRRTVIMILPDLAKYNPVEFTKRYLVDCTAHLIGQLKKEKDRGLVFLSIGNIAVSVRSNMTFYLEPILENVREGLMSKGYVILGDIVPPAAGAPPQTPLLLLRRR